The candidate division KSB1 bacterium region TGCCGGAGGCATGGCTGGAGGCGATTCTGGCGCACGCCGCGTACACCGGCGTTGAACCGACATCGCTGATGGCCAAAACGCTGCTGGCGTGCGACGAACTGACCGGGTTGATCACCGCGACGGTTTACGTCCAGCCGACCAAGAAGATCGCCGATCTGAAGCCCAGTTCGGTGCGGAAACGCATGAAGGAAAGTGGGTTCGCGCGCAAGGTGAACCGCGAGGATATCGTGCGCGGAGCCGAACTGCTTGGAATTAGTCTCGACGAACATATTGTGAACGTCGTGGAGGCGATGCGGGAATCGGCCGAGGCGCTGGGGATGTAAGAGGAACCCGCGGATCCGCGGAATTGCAAGAAAGCGGCTGTCCGGAATGTCCGGACCGCCGCTTTGCCTTATTTGGCGGTGCCTCGGCGGGGACTTGCCGATTCCGGGCACATGGAGACATGTGCCTCGGCGGTTCACTTCGGCGGTGCCCCGGCGGACAAGGACTTGCCGATTCCGGGCACATGGAGACATGTGCCTCGGCGGTTCACTTCGGCGGTGCCACGGCGGATGGAGACTTGCCGATTCCAGGCACAAGGAGACATGTGCCTCGGCGGTTCACTTCGGCGGTGCCTCGGCGGGGACTTGGGTCGGTGCTGCGGCGGGACTTGCTCCACGCCCCCGCTATGCGGCCATTGTTCTCGGTTTGAGTCTAATTTCATGCCGGGCTTGACAATGGATCAACAGTTTCATACATTTAATATGCGTATGCGGTGACGACCGCAGTTTTCTAACCTCTTTTTAATCAACACCTTCAGCGGAGGAGGTCGAGACATGTTTCGCAACTCTTGTATCAGCCTGTTGGCACTCTTGGTGATCGCATCCACCAGTGAGGCCGCCCGACCTGCAAAGGACCGCGTCGTCGGTCCTGTTTTTATGACTGGATTGGAAGAAACCAGCTTCAGCGCGGACGATCCGGGGTACCGCCCCGGACATCCGACGCTTGATGACACGATGCGCATCGGGACGACT contains the following coding sequences:
- a CDS encoding HAD family hydrolase, with the translated sequence MTREQAWELLCEWTPSESLRKHMLAVEAAMRFYARRFDEPEEEWGIVGLLHDFDYERYPTEQDHPYRGVEHLRTQAVPEAWLEAILAHAAYTGVEPTSLMAKTLLACDELTGLITATVYVQPTKKIADLKPSSVRKRMKESGFARKVNREDIVRGAELLGISLDEHIVNVVEAMRESAEALGM